One window of Sulfolobales archaeon genomic DNA carries:
- a CDS encoding HD domain-containing protein: MLVYEHMIKDPVHGYIGITSVEKCIINTRAFQRLRRILQLPTSVYVYPGATHSRFIHSIGAMHIAGVFGENIASRFKLAGREEGARLVQYLRLVLLLHDIGHGPFSHSFEEKILYPMNTNHEIVGSRIVESDDEILSCLEESRDLGFDARDISRALTAVSSEDWPVLGFSGVDQDMEKSLFYVLKGPFSADLLDYLVRDSYYTGAGYGLGIDWVRIARNAVPLRKRLGILDKAVDAYEHVLISRFHMFAAVYYHKTTRAVEHLVGRVLEESSAYIDYKSMVEDPSRYIDLDDTYILGNPSIRKLESCKMLLSRKIPYTVVEEKRIQIQRGSPLSLLAINRNLLNKLLIEELGKDFEGIVYIDTPHLPLNPMLKEEEVLVISGDRPIVKRFEEISFGTLSHSVAIVRLYMDKAHLDKRERAVKVFREIMESSSEETLRSFY, from the coding sequence ATGCTGGTATATGAGCACATGATAAAGGATCCGGTGCATGGGTATATAGGTATAACATCTGTTGAGAAGTGTATAATAAATACAAGGGCTTTTCAGAGGCTTAGGAGGATACTCCAGCTCCCCACATCCGTCTATGTATATCCTGGGGCTACACATAGTAGGTTTATACATAGCATAGGGGCTATGCATATAGCTGGCGTCTTTGGTGAGAACATAGCTTCGAGATTCAAGCTTGCTGGGAGGGAGGAGGGTGCTAGGCTTGTCCAATATCTAAGGCTGGTTCTCCTGCTACATGATATAGGCCATGGACCATTCTCCCACAGCTTCGAGGAGAAGATCCTATATCCCATGAATACTAATCACGAGATAGTGGGATCTAGGATCGTTGAGAGCGATGATGAGATACTATCTTGCCTAGAAGAGAGCAGGGATCTGGGTTTCGATGCTAGAGATATATCGAGGGCTCTCACAGCTGTTTCAAGCGAGGACTGGCCCGTTTTAGGCTTCAGCGGTGTTGATCAGGATATGGAGAAGAGCCTCTTCTATGTCCTTAAAGGCCCCTTCTCAGCGGATCTACTTGACTACCTAGTTAGAGACTCATATTACACAGGGGCTGGCTATGGGCTGGGGATAGACTGGGTTAGGATTGCCAGGAACGCTGTGCCCCTTAGAAAGAGGCTTGGAATACTGGATAAGGCTGTTGATGCATATGAGCATGTCCTTATCTCTAGGTTCCATATGTTTGCCGCGGTCTATTACCATAAGACAACTAGGGCTGTAGAGCATCTAGTAGGAAGGGTTCTTGAGGAGAGCAGCGCCTATATAGACTATAAATCTATGGTTGAGGATCCAAGCAGGTATATAGATCTAGATGATACATATATACTAGGAAACCCAAGCATAAGAAAGCTCGAATCTTGCAAGATGCTGCTAAGCAGAAAGATACCCTATACAGTAGTTGAGGAGAAGAGGATCCAGATACAGAGGGGAAGCCCACTATCGCTCCTAGCGATAAACAGGAATCTTCTAAACAAGCTCCTCATAGAAGAGCTTGGGAAGGATTTCGAAGGAATAGTATATATAGATACACCCCATCTACCCCTAAACCCCATGCTCAAGGAGGAGGAGGTCCTAGTTATATCGGGGGACAGGCCGATTGTCAAGAGATTCGAGGAAATCAGCTTTGGAACCCTCTCACACAGTGTAGCAATTGTAAGGCTATATATGGATAAAGCCCACCTAGATAAGAGGGAGAGGGCTGTCAAGGTGTTCAGAGAAATCATGGAATCCAGCTCTGAAGAAACCCTGAGATCCTTTTACTAG
- a CDS encoding ABC transporter ATP-binding protein, with translation MGELIRGIGINAGYARLHILHNIDFEAHEKGITVVVGPNGSGKSTLLKTFMGLSTLYSGKIYLGSEDITRYPPYKRARMGLVYLPQVDNIFVNLTVIENIRMALYSVKGDVEDKIEEALELFPELKSVAKNKAYQLSGGQRQMLALAMAMARRPRVLMVDEPTAQLSPKLAKAILGKIAEIRDQMRVPIILVEQNARSALEIGDKAYLLVSGRIAYEGPAQELLGHKELAKLYLGL, from the coding sequence GTGGGTGAGTTGATAAGGGGTATCGGGATAAACGCTGGCTATGCAAGGCTACATATACTCCACAACATAGACTTCGAGGCGCATGAGAAGGGGATAACAGTTGTTGTAGGCCCAAACGGCTCTGGGAAATCAACTCTGCTAAAGACATTCATGGGTCTTTCAACACTATATAGCGGTAAGATCTATCTAGGTAGTGAGGATATAACTAGATATCCACCGTATAAGAGGGCTAGGATGGGGCTGGTATATCTACCACAGGTGGATAATATATTTGTAAATCTAACTGTTATTGAGAATATAAGGATGGCTCTATACTCGGTTAAGGGGGATGTAGAGGATAAGATCGAAGAGGCTCTAGAGCTATTCCCAGAGCTTAAGAGCGTGGCAAAGAACAAGGCATACCAGCTTTCAGGAGGGCAGAGGCAGATGCTAGCACTTGCAATGGCTATGGCGAGGAGGCCGAGGGTGCTAATGGTTGATGAGCCTACAGCACAGCTATCCCCTAAACTCGCTAAGGCTATCCTGGGCAAGATAGCGGAGATAAGGGATCAGATGAGGGTCCCTATAATCCTTGTAGAGCAGAACGCAAGATCGGCTCTGGAGATAGGGGATAAAGCCTATCTACTGGTAAGCGGTAGGATAGCCTATGAGGGTCCTGCACAAGAGCTCCTCGGACATAAGGAGCTGGCAAAGCTATATCTAGGGCTATAG